Proteins encoded within one genomic window of Humulus lupulus chromosome 1, drHumLupu1.1, whole genome shotgun sequence:
- the LOC133817305 gene encoding transcription factor bHLH18-like isoform X1 — translation MFVCLNQSQVTVYMTDEGFDIFQGMNDPNMINRHWHMNSLDEFSNSMVLPIAASLGENLHHLHPHPHSNSNFSLVKASSFDNNSHMGIDYRGMMKHHKPNGWNSNEIISHFSNNPPQQVASSPNLYSFAAGSNNYVIDEMGYVRPKEEAVDGLKNINTTSALPSDYVLKANQVANKRFNNTSTKLSQTKDHILAERKRREKLSQRFIALSAIVPGLKKMDKASVLGDAIKYMKQLQERVKTLEEEMRKRNMESVVFVKKSQLFADNDNNSSYSSDENCSSFDEPLPEIEARVCDKNVLIRIHCEKKKGVMEKTIAEIEKHHLTIINSSCMTFGSSSVDLTIIAQMNMEFSITMKDLVKNLRLAFSLFM, via the exons atgttTGTTTGTTTGAACCAGTCTCAAGTTACAGTTTATATGACAGATGAAGGGTTTGACATTTTTCAGGGAATGAATGACCCCAATATGATTAACCGCCATTGGCATATGAACTCTCTCGATGAGTTCAGCAATAGCATGGTGTTACCAATAGCAGCCTCACTTGGTGAGAATCTGCATCATCTTCATCCTCACCCTCATTCAAACTCAAACTTCAGccttgtaaaagcttcttctttCGATAACAATTCTCACATGGGCATCGATTATCGGGGCATGATGAAACATCACAAACCAAATGGTTGGAACTCAAACGAGATTATTAGTCATTTTTCGAATAACCCACCTCAACAAGTTGCTTCTTCTCCCAACCTTTATTCCTTTGCAGCTGGTTCTAATAACTATGTTATAGACGAAATGGGTTATGTTAGGCCTAAGGAGGAAGCAGTAGATGGTTTGAAGAACATCAACACTACTAGTGCTTTGCCTTCTGATTATGTACTCAAGGCTAATCAGGTTGCTAATAAGAGGTTCAACAACACAAGCACCAAACTTTCTCAAACCAAAGATCATATTCTAGCGGAAAGGAAAAGGAGGGAGAAACTCAGCCAAAGGTTCATAGCTTTATCTGCCATAGTTCCTGGACTAAAGAAG ATGGACAAGGCTTCTGTTCTTGGGGATGCTATCAAGTACATGAAGCAGTTACAAGAAAGAGTGAAAACACTAGAGGAAGAGATGAGAAAGAGAAACATGGAATCAGTAGTCTTTGTAAAGAAGTCCCAACTCTTTGCCGATAATGATAATAACTCATCTTATTCTTCAGATGAGAATTGTTCCTCATTCGATGAGCCACTACCAGAAATTGAAGCAAGAGTTTGTGACAAGAATGTACTAATAAGAATTCACTGTGAGAAAAAGAAAGGGGTTATGGAGAAAACAATTGCTGAGATTGAAAAGCACCACCTAACAATTATCAACAGCAGTTGCATGACATTTGGAAGTTCTTCTGTTGATTTGACCATTATAGCTCAG ATGAACATGGAGTTCTCCATTACAATGAAGGATCTAGTCAAGAATCTACGCTTGGCTTTCAGCTTGTTCATGTGA
- the LOC133788861 gene encoding malate dehydrogenase, glyoxysomal, translated as MEQTNQRIAKISAHLYPSNSQIMEDSSELMRANCRAKGGAPGFKVAILGAAGGIGQPLAMLMKMNPLVSVLHLYDVVNAPGVTADISHMDTGAVVRGFLGQPQLESALTGMDLVIIPAGVPRKPGMTRDDLFNINAGIVRTLCEGIAKSCPRAIVNLISNPVNSTVPIAAEVFKKAGTYDPKRLLGVTMLDVVRANTFVAEVLGLDPREVDVPVVGGHAGVTILPLLSQVKPPSSFTQQEIEYLTNRIQNGGTEVVEAKAGAGSATLSMAYAAVKFADACLRGLRGDANVVECSFVSSQVTELPFFATKVRLGRNGAEEVFQLGPLNEYERIGLEKAKTELAASIQKGVSFIKK; from the exons ATGGAACAGACTAACCAACGCATTGCAAAGATCTCAGCTCACCTTTACCCTTCAAATTCCCAG ATTATGGAAGATAGTTCTGAGCTGATGAGAGCCAACTGCCGAGCCAAAGGTGGAGCTCCGGGCTTCAAAGTGGCTATTTTGGGTGCTGCTGGAGGCATAGGCCAGCCTCTGGCAATGCTAATGAAAATGAATCCACTTGTTTCAGTTCTTCATCTCTATGATGTTGTTAACGCCCCTGGTGTCACAGCTGATATTAGTCACATGGACACTGGTGCTGTG GTGAGGGGTTTTCTGGGGCAGCCACAGCTTGAGAGTGCTCTTACAGGAATGGACCTTGTAATCATTCCTGCTGGTGTGCCAAGAAAGCCCGGAATGACCAGGGATGATCTTTTCAACATCAATGCTGGAATTGTCAGGACACTTTGTGAAGGAATTGCCAAGAGCTGCCCCAGAGCAATTGTTAACTTGATCAGTAACCCTGTTAATTCAACAGTTCCAATTGCGGCGGAGGTTTTCAAGAAAGCTGGAACATATGATCCAAAGAGACTTCTGGGAGTCACAATGCTTGATGTTGTTAGAGCAAATACTTTTGTT GCAGAAGTTCTGGGACTTGATCCAAGGGAAGTTGATGTGCCTGTTGTTGGAGGTCATGCAGGAGTGACAATCTTGCCACTTCTGTCTCAG GTCAAGCCTCCCTCTTCCTTCACTCAACAAGAAATAGAATACCTGACCAATCGCATTCAAAATGGTGGAACAGAAGTTGTCGAG GCAAAAGCTGGGGCTGGCTCTGCAACTCTGTCAATG GCATATGCAGCTGTTAAATTTGCCGATGCATGTCTTAGAGGATTGAGAGGAGATGCCAATGTTGTGGAATGCTCTTTTGTATCTTCTCAG GTGACAGAACTTCCTTTCTTTGCAACCAAGGTTCGGCTAGGCCGTAATGGAGCTGAAGAAGTCTTCCAACTTGGGCCTCTAAACGAGTACGAGAG GATTGGATTGGAGAAAGCAAAAACGGAGTTAGCAGCAAGCATTCAAAAGGGCGTATCATTTATCAAGAAATAA
- the LOC133788853 gene encoding protein TUNICAMYCIN INDUCED 1, producing MALASFNLRTTLLLLFVSLSPLSSSALVSSPDFSPLYPKAISDLKDATVKWLGLQAEDLKISGFDLRDARVGHSVAYEFDLEVDNKVLPFKLLEDIKKWDYVDLPIFRVEGGIVEKSKLESGLPPVLAPFQLAGPMELWIQDAKDMRISLPHDVDAGVLKKVILADGAVVTIKGARSVSLRHPLDLPLPFNRTGNGFASGLLTLAEWLRHASRTQGSPLLSLRVVGPTSIASPSSSSSSPSSSNRLKLKRLAPGLVELSSPSKTKAIETLSSLDLPDEATSLLSPSQFTTLWPLVSINGSNSNVVGFETLLASVLGSKANKKGSFKLLKADVSSQTYLKIGFAAEKKLKEGDGAEWEGFPEWRTKPETVKMHFEVLAKVDGDKVVPERIVPVKPVVVEDTVAPNVLSGNMTMSKTPIIYPPPDPFTL from the exons ATGGCGCTCGCATCGTTTAACCTCCGCACAACGCTTTTGCTTCTCTTCGTTTCGCTATCTCCGCTATCTTCTTCGGCTCTGGTTTCCTCTCCCGATTTCTCTCCCCTATACCCAAAAGCTATTTCT gattTGAAAGATGCGACGGTGAAGTGGTTGGGGCTTCAAGCGGAGGACCTGAAGATATCTGGTTTTGATTTGAGAGATGCGCGGGTAGGGCATTCGGTTGCATACGAGTTCGATCTTGAGGTTGATAACAAGGTCCTTCCTTTTAAGCTTTTGGAGGATATTAAGAAATGGGACTACGTTGATTTGCCCATTTTTAGGGTTGAGGGCGGGATAGTTGAGAAGAGTAAATTGGAAAGTGGGTTACCTCCTGTTTTGGCTCCGTTTCAGCTCGCTGGCCCAATGGAGCTTTGGATTCAAGATGCCAAGGATATGAGGATCTCCCTCCCT CATGATGTGGATGCTGGTGTCTTGAAGAAAGTTATATTAGCAGATGGTGCTGTGGTTACGATCAAGGGTGCCAGATCGGTTAGCTTGCGCCACCCACTTGATCTGCCTCTTCCTTTCAATCGAACAGGCAATGGTTTTGCCTCTGGTCTACTTACCCTGGCTGAATGGCTACGCCATGCTTCCCGTACTCAAGGCTCTCCACTGCTCTCACTCCGCGTAGTTGGCCCCACCTCTATCGCATCTCCATCGTCATCATCATCCTCACCCTCTTCAAGTAACAGGCTTAAGCTTAAGCGACTTGCACCAGGTCTTGTAGAGCTGTCCTCGCCATCTAAAACCAAAGCTATTGAGACCCTTTCCTCTCTTGATCTTCCAGATGAAGCAACTTCCCTCTTAAGTCCAAGTCAGTTCACCACTTTGTGGCCTCTTGTTTCTATCAATGGCTCCAACTCGAATGTGGTTGGTTTTGAGACACTACTCGCTTCTGTTCTGGGTTCTAAAGCTAACAAAAAAGGCTCCTTTAAGTTGCTAAAAGCAGATGTTTCATCCCAAACCTATTTGAAGATTGGCTTTGCGGCagagaagaagttgaaagaagGAGATGGTGCTGAGTGGGAAGGTTTTCCTGAGTGGAGAACAAAGCCTGAGACAGTAAAGATGCATTTTGAGGTACTTGCTAAGGTAGATGGTGACAAGGTTGTGCCGGAGAGAATCGTACCGGTTAAACCCGTTGTTGTGGAAGACACTGTGGCGCCTAATGTGCTTTCAGGAAACATGACAATGTCAAAGACTCCTATTATTTACCCTCCTCCTGATCCCTTCACATTATAA
- the LOC133817305 gene encoding transcription factor bHLH18-like isoform X2, whose product MDITSVKSLSELGMNDPNMINRHWHMNSLDEFSNSMVLPIAASLGENLHHLHPHPHSNSNFSLVKASSFDNNSHMGIDYRGMMKHHKPNGWNSNEIISHFSNNPPQQVASSPNLYSFAAGSNNYVIDEMGYVRPKEEAVDGLKNINTTSALPSDYVLKANQVANKRFNNTSTKLSQTKDHILAERKRREKLSQRFIALSAIVPGLKKMDKASVLGDAIKYMKQLQERVKTLEEEMRKRNMESVVFVKKSQLFADNDNNSSYSSDENCSSFDEPLPEIEARVCDKNVLIRIHCEKKKGVMEKTIAEIEKHHLTIINSSCMTFGSSSVDLTIIAQMNMEFSITMKDLVKNLRLAFSLFM is encoded by the exons ATGGATATTACTTCTGTCAAAAGTTTATCTGAACTG GGAATGAATGACCCCAATATGATTAACCGCCATTGGCATATGAACTCTCTCGATGAGTTCAGCAATAGCATGGTGTTACCAATAGCAGCCTCACTTGGTGAGAATCTGCATCATCTTCATCCTCACCCTCATTCAAACTCAAACTTCAGccttgtaaaagcttcttctttCGATAACAATTCTCACATGGGCATCGATTATCGGGGCATGATGAAACATCACAAACCAAATGGTTGGAACTCAAACGAGATTATTAGTCATTTTTCGAATAACCCACCTCAACAAGTTGCTTCTTCTCCCAACCTTTATTCCTTTGCAGCTGGTTCTAATAACTATGTTATAGACGAAATGGGTTATGTTAGGCCTAAGGAGGAAGCAGTAGATGGTTTGAAGAACATCAACACTACTAGTGCTTTGCCTTCTGATTATGTACTCAAGGCTAATCAGGTTGCTAATAAGAGGTTCAACAACACAAGCACCAAACTTTCTCAAACCAAAGATCATATTCTAGCGGAAAGGAAAAGGAGGGAGAAACTCAGCCAAAGGTTCATAGCTTTATCTGCCATAGTTCCTGGACTAAAGAAG ATGGACAAGGCTTCTGTTCTTGGGGATGCTATCAAGTACATGAAGCAGTTACAAGAAAGAGTGAAAACACTAGAGGAAGAGATGAGAAAGAGAAACATGGAATCAGTAGTCTTTGTAAAGAAGTCCCAACTCTTTGCCGATAATGATAATAACTCATCTTATTCTTCAGATGAGAATTGTTCCTCATTCGATGAGCCACTACCAGAAATTGAAGCAAGAGTTTGTGACAAGAATGTACTAATAAGAATTCACTGTGAGAAAAAGAAAGGGGTTATGGAGAAAACAATTGCTGAGATTGAAAAGCACCACCTAACAATTATCAACAGCAGTTGCATGACATTTGGAAGTTCTTCTGTTGATTTGACCATTATAGCTCAG ATGAACATGGAGTTCTCCATTACAATGAAGGATCTAGTCAAGAATCTACGCTTGGCTTTCAGCTTGTTCATGTGA
- the LOC133788870 gene encoding receptor-like protein kinase 7, producing MSLAQLGCRSWLERSPMVVTMTMTLFYLSLLVSLTKGADYNELQPLLKFKSVFEKSNTALFSSWIEDANSICNFTGIRCNSNGLVSEINLPAKNLSGVLPFDSICSLRSLEKISLGSNSLHGIVSDALKNCTRLKHLDLGVNSFSGKVPDLSTLKELTYLNLNLSGFSGLFPWKSLENLTNLSFLSIGDNPFDSTPFPSEILKLEKLYFLYLTNSSLYGKFPEDIGNLTLLINLELSDNRISGEIPASISKLQNLWQLELYNNSLSGKLPKGFGNLTNLVNFDASTNMLEGDLSELRSLTKLESLQLFENQLEGTIPEELGEFKNLHGLSLYRNKLTGMIPQKIGSWSGMDFIDVSENSLTGPIPPDMCKNGYMFDLLVLQNKLTGGIPESYGNCKSLSRLLVNNNSLSGMIPDGIWSLPNLERIDLSMNQFEGSMGSGIAQAKSLGQLVLANNRFSGELPDEISEASSLVEIQLSGNQFSGKIPEPIGKLSKLSNLYLDNNHFSGSIPESLGSCRFISQINLAHNSLSGNIPDSIGYLPNLNALNLSENQLSGEIPNTLSSLKLSLLDLSNNKLTGQVPESLSVGAFKDSFNGNPGLCFDNCSSNHRDSGHFRTYMTCLIAVVLVLLISLACFLVHKLRKNQKTLSRPLKQNSWNMKPYHVLSFTEKEIIDSVKPENLIGKGGSGTVYKVSLKDGKEVAVKHIWAATSDPNERRSYRSTAAMLKKSKSRSPEYDAEVAALSSVRHVNVVKLYCSISSEDSNLLVYEYLPNGSLWDRLHTCQKMKMEMGWEVRYEVAVGAAKGLEYLHHGCQRPVIHRDVKSSNILLDQNWKPRIADFGLAKIVQTGGDWTHVIAGTLGYIAPEYAYTYKINEKSDVYSFGVVLMELVTGKRPVEPEFGENKDIVHWVYSKFKSQESVIDLVDSTISDAQKEDALKVLKIAVHCASQVPTLRPSMRAVVQMLEEAQPCQLTSISVVKEGENSHGQLNNGTKMMLEKPNY from the exons ATGTCTTTAGCCCAACTGGGTTGCCGATCATGGCTCGAGAGGTCACCAATGGTGGTGACGATGACGATGACTCTGTTCTATCTTTCGTTATTAGTCTCTCTTACTAAGGGAGCTGACTATAACGAGCTTCAGCCACTCTTGAAATTCAAATCCGTATTCGAAAAATCAAACACTGCCCTTTTCAGTTCTTGGATTGAAGATGCTAATTCCATCTGTAACTTCACCGGAATTCGGTGCAACTCGAATGGACTCGTCTCTGAAATCAATCTCCCTGCTAAAAACCTTTCTGGGGTTCTTCCTTTCGACTCGATATGTTCGCTTCGATCGTTGGAAAAGATTTCTCTCGGCTCAAACTCTCTGCATGGAATTGTCAGCGATGCTTTGAAGAACTGTACTCGTTTGAAGCACTTGGACTTGGGTGTGAACTCGTTTTCTGGTAAAGTTCCTGACTTGTCCACTTTAAAAGAGCTAACGTACTTGAATTTGAATCTTAGTGGGTTTTCGGGGCTATTTCCATGGAAGTCACTTGAAAATCTTACCAATCTAAGTTTTTTGAGCATTGGTGATAATCCATTTGATTCAACTCCTTTCCCTTCAGAGATTCTAAAGCTTGAAAAATTGTACTTTTTATATCTCACAAATTCAAGTCTTTATGGTAAGTTTCCTGAGGACATTGGCAATCTAACTCTGCTTATAAATCTCGAGCTTTCTGATAATAGAATCAGTGGTGAAATCCCAGCTAGTATTTCAAAGCTTCAAAATCTATGGCAACTCGAGCTTTACAACAACTCATTGAGTGGGAAACTACCGAAAGGTTTTGGAAACCTTACGAATCTTGTGAATTTCGATGCTTCAACGAACATGCTCGAAGGTGATCTTTCTGAGCTGAGATCTTTGACCAAGCTTGAGTCTCTTCAACTTTTCGAAAACCAATTGGAGGGAACGATTCCTGAGGAGCTTGGGGAGTTCAAGAACCTTCATGGACTGTCATTATACCGAAACAAGTTGACGGGAATGATTCCTCAAAAGATTGGCTCTTGGTCAGGAATGGACTTCATCGATGTGTCTGAGAATTCTCTCACGGGTCCGATTCCACCTGACATGTGCAAAAATGGGTATATGTTCGATCTTCTTGTTTTACAGAACAAACTCACAGGTGGGATTCCTGAAAGTTACGGGAATTGCAAGTCTTTAAGTCGATTGCTCGTAAATAACAATTCGCTTTCGGGAATGATTCCGGATGGAATATGGAGTTTGCCGAACCTTGAAAGAATTGACCTTTCCATGAATCAGTTTGAAGGCTCTATGGGATCGGGTATAGCTCAGGCAAAGTCTTTGGGGCAGTTAGTTTTGGCGAATAATCGATTTTCAGGTGAATTACCTGATGAGATCTCTGAAGCTTCTTCCCTGGTAGAAATTCAGCTGAGTGGGAATCAGTTTTCCGGGAAAATCCCGGAACCAATCGGAAAATTGAGTAAGTTGAGCAATCTTTATTTAGACAACAACCATTTTTCTGGTTCTATTCCCGAATCATTAGGCTCATGTCGTTTCATCTCTCAAATAAACCTTGCCCATAATTCACTTTCCGGGAATATCCCAGATAGTATTGGCTATTTACCTAATCTAAACGCCTTAAACCTCTCGGAGAATCAACTCTCCGGTGAAATCCCAAATACTCTGTCTTCGCTTAAGCTCAGCCTTCTTGACCTGTCAAATAACAAATTGACCGGTCAAGTTCCGGAATCCCTCTCCGTCGGAGCCTTTAAAGACAGTTTTAACGGAAACCCAGGTTTGTGCTTCGATAATTGTTCGTCGAACCATAGAGATTCCGGCCATTTCCGTACGTACATGACATGTTTAATCGCCGTAGTACTAGTCCTGCTCATATCGTTAGCTTGTTTTTTGGTCCACAAGCTAAGAAAGAACCAAAAAACCCTTTCGCGCCCATTAAAGCAGAACTCATGGAACATGAAGCCGTACCACGTTCTGAGCTTCACGGAGAAAGAAATCATCGACTCAGTCAAGCCGGAGAATCTGATCGGAAAAGGAGGGTCAGGAACGGTGTACAAGGTTTCTTTAAAGGATGGGAAAGAAGTCGCAGTGAAGCACATATGGGCTGCCACGTCTGATCCCAACGAACGGAGGAGCTACCGGAGCACGGCTGCGATGTTGAAGAAGAGTAAGTCCCGGTCGCCGGAGTACGACGCCGAGGTGGCGGCGCTGAGCTCGGTGAGGCATGTGAACGTGGTGAAGCTGTACTGTAGCATCAGTAGTGAGGACAGTAACTTGCTGGTGTACGAGTACTTGCCTAATGGGAGCTTGTGGGACCGGCTGCACACGTGTCAGAAGATGAAGATGGAGATGGGTTGGGAGGTTCGGTACGAGGTGGCGGTCGGAGCTGCCAAAGGGTTGGAGTATCTCCACCATGGCTGTCAGAGGCCAGTTATTCATAGAGATGTTAAGAGCAGTAACATTCTGTTGGACCAGAATTGGAAGCCTAGGATTGCTGATTTTGGACTGGCTAAGATTGTTCAAACCGGTGGGGATTGGACTCATGTCATTGCTGGGACACTTGGCTACATTGCTCCAG AGTACGCATACACCTACAAAATCAACGAGAAGAGTGATGTTTATAGCTTTGGAGTGGTATTAATGGAGTTGGTCACAGGAAAGAGGCCAGTGGAGCCAGAGTTTGGAGAGAACAAGGACATAGTTCATTGGGTTTATAGCAAATTCAAGAGCCAAGAGAGTGTGATTGATTTGGTGGACTCAACCATATCAGATGCTCAAAAAGAAGATGCCCTTAAAGTGCTGAAAATTGCAGTGCATTGTGCATCACAGGTTCCAACTCTAAGGCCCTCCATGAGAGCGGTAGTTCAAATGTTGGAAGAGGCCCAACCTTGCCAACTCACTTCCATAAGTGTTGTTAAAGAAGGTGAAAATAGTCATGGCCAATTGAACAATGGCACCAAGATGATGTTAGAGAAGCCAAACTACTAA
- the LOC133796156 gene encoding uncharacterized protein LOC133796156, which translates to MDSDLDALIDNAGAKRSKRPRARGLTTSQPGKSSKRSRKTPPPPPPASSSAAASTGQTNVPTTIPPSQAVVPVVAPASQTDIAAVVESQPPVAGQMPSTQLVKRPSASRAQKLTISTHMDSYVVDNAAGPHGSTLISDVMSRIGQSYGNFEAPQWQCLTGTRDRTVLYEKSIEHTAAALAFTAQLNYELNNEVHSSRTLAQEERDLHLKANDDLKAVNTKLEAVVKEREEMVSNFSVFDIFIN; encoded by the exons atggactccgaccttgacgccctcatcgacaatgcgggtgccaagaggagcaagcgccccagggcaaggggactgacaaccagtcagcctgggaaaagctccaagagatccaggaaaacgcctcctcctcccccgccggcttcgagctctgctgctgcgtcgactggccagactaacgtccccacgacgataccaccctcgcaggccgtcgtccctgtggtggcgccggcctcgcagactgATATCGCTGCCGTGgttgaatcccaacctcctgtggcgggtcaaatgccttctacccagctcgtcaaaagaccttctgcttcccgagcccAGAAGCTAACtatttccacccatatggattcgtatgtggtggataatgctgccggtcctcacgggtctacgctgatctcggatgtaatgtcccggattggccagagctacggcaattttgaggctcctcagtggcagtgtctaactggcactcgggaccgcactgtcctgtacgagaagagtatcgagcacactgccgcg gctcttgctttcactgcccagcttaattacgagctgaacaacgaggtccattcgagcaggaccctcgcccaagaggagagggacctccaccttaaagCGAATGACGACCTGAAGGCAgtgaatactaagctcgaggcagtggttaaggagcgtgaggaaatg GTATCTAATTTTAGCGTTTTCGACATATttataaattga